Proteins from a single region of Primulina tabacum isolate GXHZ01 chromosome 5, ASM2559414v2, whole genome shotgun sequence:
- the LOC142545809 gene encoding lectin-domain containing receptor kinase VI.3-like codes for MDLSSHLLILCLIILCNSFLISQSLEFVYSGFNASDVTVGGSASIEASGALKLTDKAPNLIGHAFHTDSISMFNNSPNASSFSTCFVFQILPDYASRGGFGFAFTLSPTPGFPGAEGDHYLGIFNSTNDMNSTNHIFLVEFDTVNGYNEESDTHGNHVGINVNGMKPIAADSATYLKNGTRADQEEVILESGEPIQAWIEYDGLKKVLNVTVAPINSSKPIEPLLSEPVDLSNVVKDQMYAGFSAATGKKFSAHYILGWSFKLNGTADPLDIDRLPVVPNVKPSSTSNDKLKKALIATFSVMIFLLLIALGSILVYRRVTKFEHLEDWERECPRRFRYRDLYKATKGFKESEIIGIGGFGAVFRGVLHTNGTEIAVKKIMSNNSLQGLREFAAEIETLGRLRHKNLVNLQGWCKHKKDLLIVYDYVPNGSLDSLLYNNSRNGNIFLNWEQRFNIIKGIASGLLYLHEEWEQIVIHRDVKSSNVLIDAEMNARLGDFGLARLYDHGKNSHTTNVVGTIGYIAPELTRTGKASASTDVFAFGILLLEVACGRAPVVCEAARNMILVDWVVECMQVGNIYDAVDARLGSNYVNEEMEIILGLGLLCSHPKAEARPNMRQVLRYLNGDEVLPVFDKLSSAGSRRADEMTSRFLSLGLSESIITTIYNGSFSSSSVGRTSTSSFHSGR; via the exons ATGGATCTATCTTCCCATTTATTGATTCTATGTTTAATAATCCTCTGCAACTCTTTCTTGATTTCTCAATCTCTGGAATTCGTCTACAGTGGATTCAATGCATCGGATGTTACTGTAGGTGGATCGGCTTCCATAGAGGCGAGTGGAGCTCTAAAACTCACGGACAAAGCACCAAATCTTATAGGCCATGCGTTTCATACCGATTCGATTTCCATGTTCAATAACAGCCCCAATGCTTCTTCATTCTCCACATGTTTTGTCTTCCAAATCCTGCCTGATTATGCGAGCCGTGGAGGCTTTGGGTTTGCCTTCACTTTGTCTCCAACCCCGGGATTTCCTGGCGCGGAGGGAGATCATTATCTGGGAATTTTCAACTCGACGAACGATATGAACTCGACAAACCATATCTTTCTTGTGGAATTCGACACGGTGAATGGGTACAATGAAGAGTCAGATACACATGGGAATCATGTCGGGATCAACGTTAATGGAATGAAACCAATAGCTGCCGATTCGGCGACCTACCTTAAGAACGGGACTAGAGCAGACCAGGAGGAGGTTATCTTGGAGAGTGGAGAGCCTATACAGGCTTGGATTGAGTATGATGGGTTAAAGAAAGTTTTGAATGTAACAGTTGCTCCTATAAATTCTTCCAAGCCAATAGAGCCTTTGTTGTCTGAACCCGTTGACTTGTCGAACGTCGTCAAAGATCAGATGTATGCTGGGTTTTCGGCTGCCACTGGAAAAAAATTTAGCGCTCATTACATCCTGGGATGGAGTTTCAAGCTAAATGGGACGGCTGATCCACTCGATATTGATAGGCTTCCTGTTGTGCCCAATGTGAAACCATCTTCAACATCTAACGATAAGTTGAAAAAAGCACTTATTGCGACCTTTTCAGTTATGATTTTCTTACTGTTGATAGCTTTAGGGAGCATACTTGTGTATAGGAGAGTGACGAAGTTTGAGCATTTGGAGGATTGGGAACGGGAATGTCCCCGTAGATTCCGTTACAGGGACCTTTACAAGGCAACTAAGGGGTTTAAAGAGAGTGAAATTATTGGAATTGGAGGGTTTGGTGCAGTGTTCCGAGGTGTTTTACATACCAATGGGACTGAGATTGCTGTGAAGAAGATCATGTCTAACAATTCGCTGCAAGGATTGAGGGAGTTTGCTGCAGAAATTGAGACTCTTGGAAGACTACGGCACAAGAATTTAGTGAATCTTCAGGGATGGTGTAAGCACAAGAAAGATCTTCTCATAGTTTACGACTACGTCCCAAATGGAAGCCTGGATTCTTTGTTGTACAATAACTCCAGGAATGGCAACATTTTCTTGAACTGGGAACAAAGATTCAATATCATCAAAGGCATAGCATCCGGACTATTGTACTTACACGAGGAGTGGGAACAGATTGTCATACATCGGGACGTGAAATCGAGTAACGTATTAATCGATGCAGAAATGAATGCAAGGCTGGGAGACTTCGGACTAGCAAGATTATACGATCACGGAAAAAACTCACACACGACAAACGTGGTGGGCACAATAGGTTACATTGCACCAGAGCTGACTCGAACGGGTAAGGCATCAGCGAGCACCGACGTTTTTGCTTTCGGGATTCTGCTTCTTGAGGTGGCTTGTGGGCGGGCACCGGTGGTGTGCGAAGCGGCACGAAACATGATATTGGTGGATTGGGTGGTGGAGTGTATGCAAGTAGGCAACATTTATGATGCGGTTGACGCTAGATTGGGGTCAAATTATGTTAATGAAGAGATGGAGATAATACTGGGACTTGGTCTTTTGTGCTCTCACCCGAAGGCAGAAGCAAGGCCTAACATGAGGCAAGTGCTGAGGTATCTGAATGGGGATGAAGTACTGCCAGTTTTCGACAAGTTAAGTTCAGCTGGTTCAAGGAGAGCCGATGAAATGACATCAAGATTCTTGAGCTTGGGACTGAGTGAGAGCATCATCACTACCATTTATAACGGTTCATT CTCGTCTTCTTCTGTGGGGAGAACGTCTACTAGTTCTTTTCACAGTGGTAGATGA
- the LOC142545808 gene encoding E3 ubiquitin-protein ligase APD2-like yields the protein MEESPPLPFPHRTSPHPPFPHPSFPRPFDLQPPFPLPLFPRRSRDNSSSHRDLSTTTLSNGSSRIRLGVWSGVVVALLFYFFASMILIIGVYAPEDTRLGPYSSILINPNHLFVESIKVEELEPVKDLMLYGFHKNPPLDDVIKWTDSHKVTFPASTHKEWMFYLNEGSRINILYSVNSHRSSLVLVIVEGIEGLDAWLDNPSYPNTALSLNIIHGNGTFQYEMPKSSSYYIAVGNLNYEVVEMELKIGIKALLYNTTEAYHQCDIAEGQCNVNLFFLSKNAALLTSPGQISGLANGDWSVKIVYGPRWSVYLVGIVVVTLFVLLINHILNIFRSTNQEDEIGPAGLVGSERTPLLVQKDDNRLSQGSSYASDSDDEEYLEHVQAGDTHNGKPIRDDEYNSNVRRLCAICFDDPRDCFFIPCGHCVACFGCATRIVASSGNCPICRRHTKKVRKIYSV from the exons ATGGAAGAGTCACCGCCATTGCCGTTTCCCCATCGGACGTCTCCCCATCCACCATTTCCCCATCCATCATTTCCTCGACCATTTGATCTTCAACCTCCGTTTCCTCTGCCCCTATTTCCTCGACGGAGTCGGGATAACTCATCATCTCACAGAGATCTTTCGACGACGACTTTAAGTAATGGCTCCTCTAGGATCAGACTTGGTGTTTGGTCTGGCGTCGTTGTTGCGCTCCTTTTCTATTTTTTTG CTTCTATGATTTTGATAATTGGGGTATATGCACCGGAGGATACGAGACTTGGTCCTTATTCATCAATACTGATCAATCCTAACCATCTTTTTGTTGAGTCTATAAAG GTGGAAGAACTTGAACCAGTTAAAGATCTAATGCTATACGGTTTTCATAAAAATCCCCCTCTGGATGATGTGATCAAGTGGACTGATAGTCACAAGGTTACTTTCCCTGCTAGTACTCACAAA GAATGGATGTTTTATTTGAATGAAGGATctagaataaatattttatattcagTGAACTCCCACCGTTCATCTCTTGTCCTAGTAATAGTGGAAG GGATTGAAGGACTAGATGCGTGGCTTGATAATCCATCATACCCAAACACAGCTTTATCATTGAATATCATTCACG GAAATGGCACATTTCAATATGAGATGCCCAAATCTTCTTCCTACTACATTGCAGTGGGCAACTTGAACTACGAAGTTGTAGAG ATGGAATTGAAGATTGGAATTAAAGCTCTCTTATACAACACAACTGAAGCATATCACCAGTGCGATATTGCGGAGGGCCAATGTAATGTCAACCTCTTTTTCCTAAGTAAAAATGCTGCCCTTCTTACATCTCCTGGTCAAATATCT GGACTGGCCAATGGTGACTGGAGCGTGAAAATTGTATATGGACCTCGATGGAGCGTTTATCTTGTTGGCATAG TTGTAGTGACTTTGTTTGTGCTACTCATCAATCACATTTTGAATATTTTCCGAAGCACCAACCAAGAAGATGAAATAGGTCCAGCGGGGCTCGTGGGATCCGAGAGAACCCCGTTGCTTGTGCAAAAGGATGACAACCGCTTGAGTCAGGGTTCTTCTTATGCCTCCGACTCTGACGATGAAGAGTATCTTGAACATGTGCAGGCTGGGGATACACACAATGGGAAGCCTATAAGAGACGATGAATACAACAGTAATGTTCGGCGGCTTTGTGCAATATGCTTTGATGATCCAAGGGATTGCTTCTTTATTCCATGTGGCCATTGTGTGGCTTGTTTTGGATGTGCGACGAG GATAGTAGCGTCTTCTGGAAATTGCCCCATTTGCCGTAGACACACAAAAAAGGTGAGGAAGATCTACTCAGTTTGA